The following is a genomic window from Mycolicibacterium sp. TY81.
ATCCGGCCGGATGACTGCAGGATGTCGGCGACGAGTTCATTCAGCGCGCCTTGGACCATCATCGCGTGCAGCCGGGTGGCGGGTTCGATTCCGGCGCGCCGAAACTGCTCGTTGTCGGTCATGGTGGTGATGAGGGAGGCGAAGGCGTCGTTGCTCTGGCGGATCACCGGCTCGGCGATCTCTCCCAGGTAGGGGAGTTCGCGAATGGAGCACAGGTGGACTGCCGGCCACCGTTCGACATGAGCGAAATAGACGCGGATCGCCTTGTCCACCTGCGACTTCCACGACAGTCGCGGGTCTACCGCCGCACGCAGGTCCGCGATCAGACTGGCGTTGACATCCTTCATCAGCGCCAAGAGGGCGTCGTCTTTGGTCCCGAAGACACGGTAGAAGGTCCGACGAGATGCCTTGGCCAGGCTGACCACGTCGGTAACAGCGGTCTTGCGGTAGCCCTTGACTTCGATGGACTGCGCCAGGGCTCGGATTAGGCGCTCGTGCGCGTCGACGGGGACTGAGCCCGGCAGAGGAGTGGAATGACTCATCGCTGCGCGCCTTTTCCCCACGACGCCAGCCATGGACGGATTGTAGCGAGTCTGGGCCGCCGCTCGGCGGCGCAGACTCGCCTCAGTGCAATCGTCATCGTGGGCGCGGTGATCAGACCGAGGGTCGCCGCAGCTAGCCCCGCAGGTCCTTGCGCAGTATTTTCCCGGACGCCGACTTCGGTATGGCGTCGATGAACTCCACCCGGCGCACCTTCTTGTACGGCGCGACGTTGTCGGCCACGAACGCCATGACCTGTTCTTCGTCGACGGCGGCGCCGGACTGCTTGACGACAAAAGCTTTCGGGATCTCCTCACCGTCAGCATCGGTGACACCGATGACGGCGGCATCGGCGATGCCGGGATGGGTCAGCAGTAGGGCCTCGAGTTCGGCGGGCGGCACCTGATACCCCTTGTACTTGATCAGTTCCTTGAGCCGGTCGACGATGTACACGCAACCAGTGGAGTCCACACACGCCATGTCGCCGGTGTGCAGGAACCCGTCGCCGTCGATGGTCTCGGAAGTCGCCTTGTCGTTGCCCAGATAGCCGGCCATCACATTGGGGCCGGAGAACCACAATTCGCCGGCCTCGCTACGACCCGACTCCGGAATGCCGATTTCGGCGCCGGTTTCCGGGTTGATGATCTTGCTGACGGCATTTGGCACAGTCCAGCCCACTGAGCTCAGGGGCGGGGTCACCCCGACGCTTTGCTCACCACCGTCGAAGGGCATGCAGTGGCTCACCGGGGAGAGTTCACTCATCCCGTAGCCCTGCACAACCCGGCAGCTGATCCGCTTGGCGACGGCATGGCCCAGATCCTCGTCCAGGGGTGCGGCGCCCGACATGACGACCTTCAGTGACGACAGATCGAACTGGTCGATGACTGGGTGCTTGGCCAACGCGACCGCGACCGGCGGGGCGATGTAGCCAACGGTGCACCGGTGGTTCTCGATGTTGGTCAGGAAC
Proteins encoded in this region:
- a CDS encoding 4-coumarate--CoA ligase family protein, coding for MTITSPYPEVEIPDTGVYDYLFGELSDADADRVALVDAPTGTELTYRGLITRIDAFAAGLAGRGIGVGDVVGLLAPNSSGFAVAFHGILRAGATATTINALFTAKDIATQLTDAHATMLITVCALLPQAAEGAAHAGLSPSEVVVLDGAGQAAAAEHLSVDDLLACGADSPMVSFDAATHLAALPYSSGTTGNPKGVMLTHRNLVANVAQFSSIQGITADDVIIAVLPFFHIYGMTVLLNAALRARARLVIMPSFDLQKFLTNIENHRCTVGYIAPPVAVALAKHPVIDQFDLSSLKVVMSGAAPLDEDLGHAVAKRISCRVVQGYGMSELSPVSHCMPFDGGEQSVGVTPPLSSVGWTVPNAVSKIINPETGAEIGIPESGRSEAGELWFSGPNVMAGYLGNDKATSETIDGDGFLHTGDMACVDSTGCVYIVDRLKELIKYKGYQVPPAELEALLLTHPGIADAAVIGVTDADGEEIPKAFVVKQSGAAVDEEQVMAFVADNVAPYKKVRRVEFIDAIPKSASGKILRKDLRG
- a CDS encoding TetR/AcrR family transcriptional regulator; translation: MAGVVGKRRAAMSHSTPLPGSVPVDAHERLIRALAQSIEVKGYRKTAVTDVVSLAKASRRTFYRVFGTKDDALLALMKDVNASLIADLRAAVDPRLSWKSQVDKAIRVYFAHVERWPAVHLCSIRELPYLGEIAEPVIRQSNDAFASLITTMTDNEQFRRAGIEPATRLHAMMVQGALNELVADILQSSGRIADGVDLAIASTAALLSLDVDTPQPT